The following are encoded in a window of Chionomys nivalis chromosome X, mChiNiv1.1, whole genome shotgun sequence genomic DNA:
- the Nexmif gene encoding neurite extension and migration factor isoform X2 yields MDNQQDKVIAASADEENSLINGIKENDSEDQDVAMKSFVALEATTPVQPIPVVQKEPPMFPRGLLPLPPKKPCVQSPLSPLGLIEAPDHSANSASVNAISLTSGVAKGLNTWSLPSECEKAPFAIMEPAGMSALNGDCFMQPSRTCLGCFMESKETVDPEPGISLKVSDPNRDYETCAVSDIGIQCINAGENMKYGEQLFSDQLLGFPLHKPRAGDRRETERPDIDLEDPTQKGYYEALLLDKCNTEEALLANSNQDWGYFETFISESKIELLDLCSKNELSVNLFSEEDVDNYMFDDDESTLGSDVCSLKIRYESFQDNVRDKTTLLMQEDAQFNFFPSVFTTCPKRESKSGILKQSSDFSQFKVPDVSIIWGEEDKNMDKKKDKEEVHEDKSIEKKDEKDNEEKPELNNKPCSGPGVEQFKNLKPDHLTNSLETSGTFSDDNSFIEVSYDAMGEIKDCSRYMSRETNSGSSSSQQNYGLRAKRKVRYSEDYLYDVDSLEGEKVNERKEWLPGGSKEEDDDEWCPKKRRKATRKEPPVIIKYIIINRFKGEKNMLVKLSKVDASETTVNLSENQLSKYAKLSPLKGFWQKKKKQRNSNTDAIKTPLCQKQSFEPGNFEVSFLPPARKRKSKLGNRHRIQKIQSMESSASSKQVSFCSDQKQASNHKEEGSFKGTPKSAPLAAPSCASGSHLRGIIVPDSVKVKTQDSEFKGPERKVLNKIKFKSEARLKSKKIKTGQENKPVQMSPVLEDQSSKANLKNEVIPGTSNCSHLSEFHETKVKNSTFLPTTCSSEMPLSSANVATDIPVIPGGYLQTLLDASDLSNNTSISYFTSHSPDQNEASLAQMEKSFVPLQSSQDCVLSSSSESELQQSSHDFKMEASNYGSMWSNKATSGPQEFMTEVSREITTNQSDEFEVSQVVSMENNLTTLTYSPVCLNNVSNGCNKILYASVQDSHLPSDDSYQLCHFNNGELCFPFQQPPLSTDDDSRLFNFDSMTPFSVSSSNYCPLSLKSCENDGDDEITDDFLAHCSPKLVIQQSIDEIAPLKESTDLLDISNFTPDKFRHSSLSEMSPPDTPSLSPQSTRCESVKTLGTMKAFQEGVPGSLGSMEKIKWDCGTLSQQVHVDDAFTVNNHPFQFHMFDDEDSVGLLQKNPCLSTFDESAGQISANNKVSKAKKKVSPGKSGAVSQSSSQKNAKKKSPKASNKGGEKPPSKTSRQVSKSTKKGKHVAAVNEEKMQTGSGRGGGQPNSTTSSGKTECIQHGGPVAPVKIPSQKGLSGDWALGKESKPAWNDMSTVTNTNNLLDDDQREFQEPSYILSNIASGMADVQRFMMASIEPLWEPMEQQGESNTFYSPDSNSLKLKTLKILAGTPQESKKKVNNGSSGASKNHKSVKVVSKSNGKAAVADPGREDMPGYNEDSQSTFFDKKYSNVSTSGNNGPTHKKLYRHKASSKTLRDEKYKGKRVEREQVHKDEAGTASFEKLRDSNYNLLKAEKAFWVLPVFEEETHIFQKDI; encoded by the exons ATGGATAACCAACAAGATAAAGTCATTGCTGCCTCAGCCGATGAAGAAAACAGTCTGATTAATGGGATCAAAGAAAATG ACTCAGAGGACCAGGATGTGGCAATGAAGTCATTTGTAGCTCTAGAAGCTACTACACCAGTCCAACCTATACCAGTGGTACAAAAAGAGCCCCCAATGTTTCCTAGGGGTCTCCTACCTCTGCCGCCTAAGAAGCCCTGTGTGCAGAGCCCTCTGTCTCCTTTGGGCCTCATTGAAGCACCTGATCATTCCGCTAATAGCGCTTCTGTGAATGCCATCTCCCTCACATCTGGAGTTGCAAAAGGCCTGAACACATGGTCGCTGCCCAGTGAGTGTGAGAAAGCGCCGTTTGCCATCATGGAGCCCGCAGGCATGTCGGCTCTGAATGGAGACTGCTTCATGCAGCCAAGCCGGACTTGCCTAGGTTGCTTCATGGAGTCAAAAGAAACAGTAGATCCTGAACCAGGAATCAGTCTAAAAGTCAGTGATCCAAATAGAGATTATGAAACATGTGCAGTCTCTGATATAGGGATTCAGTGCATTAATGCtggagaaaatatgaaatatggaGAGCAGCTGTTTTCAGACCAGCTGTTAGGCTTTCCCCTGCATAAACCAAGGGCAGGAGACAGGCGAGAAACTGAAAGGCCTGACATTGACTTGGAAGATCCAACTCAGAAAGGTTATTATGAGGCATTACTGTTAGATAAGTGCAATACAGAAGAAGCTTTACTGGCAAACTCCAATCAGGATTGGGGTTACTTTGAGACTTTTATTAGTGAGAGTAAGATTGAACTACTTGACCTCTGTTCCAAGAATGAACTGTCTGTTAACCTTTTCTCCGAAGAAGATGTGGATAACTATATGTTCGATGATGATGAATCAACACTGGGCAGTGATGTCTGCTCCCTCAAAATTCGATACGAGTCCTTTCAGGACAATGTTCGAGATAAGACCACCCttctgatgcaggaggatgcccaATTCAATTTTTTCCCCAGTGTCTTTACTACATGTCCCAAGAGGGAATCTAAGAGTGGAATCCTCAAGCAGAGCAGCGATTTTTCTCAATTCAAGGTCCCCGATGTGAGCATCATCTGGGGAGAGGAAGATAAAAACATGgacaagaaaaaagacaaagaggaagtGCATGAAGACAAAAGTAtagagaaaaaagatgaaaaggatAATGAAGAAAAGCCTGAATTAAATAATAAACCATGCAGTGGGCCTGGGGTAGAGCAATTTAAGAACCTAAAGCCGGACCATCTTACTAATTCCCTGGAGACATCAGGAACTTTCAGTGATGATAATTCCTTCATTGAGGTCTCATATGATGCCATGGGGGAGATCAAAGACTGTAGCCGCTATATGTCTCGGGAAACTAATTCTGGAAGCTCGTCTTCCCAGCAGAACTATGGACTGAGAGCCAAGAGAAAAGTCAGATACAGTGAAGATTATCTATATGATGTTGACTCACTAGAAGGGGAAAAAGTAAATGAGAGAAAGGAATGGCTTCCAGGTGGTTCgaaagaagaagatgatgatgaatgGTGtccaaaaaagagaagaaaagcaaccCGCAAGGAGCCCCCTGTTATTATCAAATATATCATCATCAATCGTTTTAAAGGTGAGAAGAACATGCTGGTGAAGCTAAGTAAGGTAGATGCCAGTGAGACAACAGTAAATTTGAGTGAGAATCAGCTCAGTAAGTATGCCAAGTTATCACCTTTGAAGGGCTTctggcaaaagaagaaaaagcagagaaacaGCAACACAGACGCCATCAAAACACCCTTATGCCAGAAGCAAAGCTTTGAACCAGGTAACTTTGAGGTGTCATTCCTGCCACCTGCTCGTAAACGAAAATCTAAGCTTGGCAACAGACACAGGATTCAAAAGATCCAATCCATGGAATCTTCAGCAAGCAGTAAGCAGGTTTCATTCTGCAGTGATCAAAAACAAGCTAGTAATCACAAAGAAGAAGGCAGCTTCAAAGGTACACCAAAGTCAGCACCTCTTGCTGCTCCAAGCTGTGCCAGTGGGTCACATTTACGTGGCATCATAGTCCCTGACTCAGTCAAAGTCAAAACTCAAGACTCAGAGTTTAAGGGGCCAGAAAGAAAAGTGctcaacaaaattaaatttaaaagtgaaGCTAGGTTAAAatccaaaaaaatcaaaaccggACAAGAAAACAAACCAGTTCAAATGAGCCCTGTCTTAGAAGACCAGTCCTCCAAGGCTAATTTAAAGAATGAAGTCATTCCTGGAACCTCAAACTGTTCCCATCTGTCTGAATTTCACGAGACAAAAGTTAAGAATTCCACTTTCTTACCAACCACCTGCTCTTCTGAAATGCCTTTATCTTCTGCTAATGTTGCCACTGATATACCTGTTATCCCTGGAGGGTATCTGCAAACACTGTTAGATGCTTCTGACTTGTCAAATAATACTAGTATCTCATACTTCACCAGCCATTCTCCAGATCAAAATGAAGCCAGCCTTGCTCAAATGGAAAAATCATTTGTACCTCTCCAGTCTTCTCAGGACTGTGTGCTGTCCTCATCTTCTGAGTCTGAGCTGCAACAATCATCTCatgacttcaaaatggaagcaAGCAACTATGGAAGCATGTGgtccaacaaggctacatctgGCCCACAAGAGTTCATGACTGAAGTCTCAAGGGAGATCACCACAAACCAATCTGATGAATTCGAAGTGTCCCAAGTAGTCTCCATGGAGAATAACCTCACAACTCTAACATACAGTCCTGTCTGCCTCAACAATGTCAGCAATGGTTGCAACAAGATTCTGTATGCCTCTGTGCAGGACTCTCATCTCCCATCTGATGACTCTTACCAATTGTGTCACTTTAATAACGGAGagctctgctttcctttccagCAGCCTCCACTCAGTACAGACGATGACAGCCGGCTCTTTAACTTTGATTCAATGACTCCCTTTTCTGTCAGTTCAAGCAATTATTGTCCCTTAAGCTTGAAATCCTGTGAAAACGATGGTGATGATGAGATCACTGATGACTTCTTGGCCCACTGCAGCCCGAAACTGGTGATCCAACAGAGCATTGATGAGATCGCACCACTAAAAGAGTCCACTGACCTCCTCGATATCTCCAACTTCACTCCTGACAAGTTCCGCCACTCTTCCCTCTCAGAAATGTCTCCACCGGACACACCCAGCCTTTCTCCTCAAAGTACCAGATGTGAGAGTGTCAAAACACTAGGAACCATGAAGGCATTCCAAGAGGGTGTCCCAGGATCGTTGGGCAGCATGGAGAAAATCAAGTGGGACTGTGGTACCCTTTCACAACAAGTCCATGTGGATGATGCCTTTACAGTAAATAACCATCCGTTTCAGTTCCATATGTTCGATGATGAGGACTCTGTTGGCCTGCTCCAAAAAAACCCTTGCCTGTCAACCTTTGACGAGTCCGCTGGACAAATCAGTGCCAACAACAAAGTgtcaaaagcaaaaaagaaagtttCACCTGGCAAGAGTGGGGCTGTGAGCCAAAGTTCTTCACAGAAAAACGCCAAGAAAAAGTCCCCCAAAGCCAGCAACAAAGGGGGTGAAAAGCCACCTAGCAAAACCTCCCGCCAGGTTTCTAAATcaacaaagaaagggaaacatGTGGCTGCTGTCAATGAAGAAAAAATGCAGACTGGGAGTGGCCGTGGTGGGGGCCAACCCAACAGCACAACCTCCAGTGGAAAGACTGAATGTATTCAACATGGTGGTCCTGTTGCCCCTGTGAAGATTCCAAGTCAGAAGGGACTTTCCGGAGACTGGGCTTTGGGAAAGGAAAGCAAGCCAGCCTGGAATGACATGAGTACAGTCACTAATACCAACAACCTTCTGGATGATGACCAACGGGAATTTCAAGAGCCTTCCTATATCTTGTCCAACATTGCCTCTGGTATGGCAGATGTGCAGAGATTCATGATGGCCTCCATAGAGCCCCTTTGGGAACCCATGGAGCAGCAAGGGGAGTCCAACACATTCTACTCCCCTGATTCCAATAGCCTGAAATTAAAAACCCTCAAAATATTAGCTGGTACACCACAAGAATCTAAGAAAAAGGTTAATAATGGGTCTTCAGGAGCTTCTAAGAATCACAAATCAGTCAAAGTTGTGAGCAAAAGCAACGGGAAAGCAGCAGTTGCTGATCCTGGTCGTGAAGACATGCCTGGCTACAATGAGGACTCTCAATCTACCTTCTTTGATAAAAAGTACAGTAATGTGAGCACTTCAGGCAATAATGGACCAACACACAAGAAATTATATCGTCACAAAGCCAGCTCCAAGACCCTGCGAGATGAGAAATATAAGGGGAAACGTGTGGAACGAGAGCAGGTCCACAAGGATGAGGCTGGGACAGCTTCTTTTGAAAAACTGAG AGATTCCAACTACAATCTCTTAAAAGCAGAAAAAGCATTTTGGGTTTTACCTGTGTTTGAAGAAGAGACTCACATTTTCCAGAAAGACATTtaa
- the Nexmif gene encoding neurite extension and migration factor isoform X1, which translates to MDNQQDKVIAASADEENSLINGIKENDSEDQDVAMKSFVALEATTPVQPIPVVQKEPPMFPRGLLPLPPKKPCVQSPLSPLGLIEAPDHSANSASVNAISLTSGVAKGLNTWSLPSECEKAPFAIMEPAGMSALNGDCFMQPSRTCLGCFMESKETVDPEPGISLKVSDPNRDYETCAVSDIGIQCINAGENMKYGEQLFSDQLLGFPLHKPRAGDRRETERPDIDLEDPTQKGYYEALLLDKCNTEEALLANSNQDWGYFETFISESKIELLDLCSKNELSVNLFSEEDVDNYMFDDDESTLGSDVCSLKIRYESFQDNVRDKTTLLMQEDAQFNFFPSVFTTCPKRESKSGILKQSSDFSQFKVPDVSIIWGEEDKNMDKKKDKEEVHEDKSIEKKDEKDNEEKPELNNKPCSGPGVEQFKNLKPDHLTNSLETSGTFSDDNSFIEVSYDAMGEIKDCSRYMSRETNSGSSSSQQNYGLRAKRKVRYSEDYLYDVDSLEGEKVNERKEWLPGGSKEEDDDEWCPKKRRKATRKEPPVIIKYIIINRFKGEKNMLVKLSKVDASETTVNLSENQLSKYAKLSPLKGFWQKKKKQRNSNTDAIKTPLCQKQSFEPGNFEVSFLPPARKRKSKLGNRHRIQKIQSMESSASSKQVSFCSDQKQASNHKEEGSFKGTPKSAPLAAPSCASGSHLRGIIVPDSVKVKTQDSEFKGPERKVLNKIKFKSEARLKSKKIKTGQENKPVQMSPVLEDQSSKANLKNEVIPGTSNCSHLSEFHETKVKNSTFLPTTCSSEMPLSSANVATDIPVIPGGYLQTLLDASDLSNNTSISYFTSHSPDQNEASLAQMEKSFVPLQSSQDCVLSSSSESELQQSSHDFKMEASNYGSMWSNKATSGPQEFMTEVSREITTNQSDEFEVSQVVSMENNLTTLTYSPVCLNNVSNGCNKILYASVQDSHLPSDDSYQLCHFNNGELCFPFQQPPLSTDDDSRLFNFDSMTPFSVSSSNYCPLSLKSCENDGDDEITDDFLAHCSPKLVIQQSIDEIAPLKESTDLLDISNFTPDKFRHSSLSEMSPPDTPSLSPQSTRCESVKTLGTMKAFQEGVPGSLGSMEKIKWDCGTLSQQVHVDDAFTVNNHPFQFHMFDDEDSVGLLQKNPCLSTFDESAGQISANNKVSKAKKKVSPGKSGAVSQSSSQKNAKKKSPKASNKGGEKPPSKTSRQVSKSTKKGKHVAAVNEEKMQTGSGRGGGQPNSTTSSGKTECIQHGGPVAPVKIPSQKGLSGDWALGKESKPAWNDMSTVTNTNNLLDDDQREFQEPSYILSNIASGMADVQRFMMASIEPLWEPMEQQGESNTFYSPDSNSLKLKTLKILAGTPQESKKKVNNGSSGASKNHKSVKVVSKSNGKAAVADPGREDMPGYNEDSQSTFFDKKYSNVSTSGNNGPTHKKLYRHKASSKTLRDEKYKGKRVEREQVHKDEAGTASFEKLR; encoded by the exons ATGGATAACCAACAAGATAAAGTCATTGCTGCCTCAGCCGATGAAGAAAACAGTCTGATTAATGGGATCAAAGAAAATG ACTCAGAGGACCAGGATGTGGCAATGAAGTCATTTGTAGCTCTAGAAGCTACTACACCAGTCCAACCTATACCAGTGGTACAAAAAGAGCCCCCAATGTTTCCTAGGGGTCTCCTACCTCTGCCGCCTAAGAAGCCCTGTGTGCAGAGCCCTCTGTCTCCTTTGGGCCTCATTGAAGCACCTGATCATTCCGCTAATAGCGCTTCTGTGAATGCCATCTCCCTCACATCTGGAGTTGCAAAAGGCCTGAACACATGGTCGCTGCCCAGTGAGTGTGAGAAAGCGCCGTTTGCCATCATGGAGCCCGCAGGCATGTCGGCTCTGAATGGAGACTGCTTCATGCAGCCAAGCCGGACTTGCCTAGGTTGCTTCATGGAGTCAAAAGAAACAGTAGATCCTGAACCAGGAATCAGTCTAAAAGTCAGTGATCCAAATAGAGATTATGAAACATGTGCAGTCTCTGATATAGGGATTCAGTGCATTAATGCtggagaaaatatgaaatatggaGAGCAGCTGTTTTCAGACCAGCTGTTAGGCTTTCCCCTGCATAAACCAAGGGCAGGAGACAGGCGAGAAACTGAAAGGCCTGACATTGACTTGGAAGATCCAACTCAGAAAGGTTATTATGAGGCATTACTGTTAGATAAGTGCAATACAGAAGAAGCTTTACTGGCAAACTCCAATCAGGATTGGGGTTACTTTGAGACTTTTATTAGTGAGAGTAAGATTGAACTACTTGACCTCTGTTCCAAGAATGAACTGTCTGTTAACCTTTTCTCCGAAGAAGATGTGGATAACTATATGTTCGATGATGATGAATCAACACTGGGCAGTGATGTCTGCTCCCTCAAAATTCGATACGAGTCCTTTCAGGACAATGTTCGAGATAAGACCACCCttctgatgcaggaggatgcccaATTCAATTTTTTCCCCAGTGTCTTTACTACATGTCCCAAGAGGGAATCTAAGAGTGGAATCCTCAAGCAGAGCAGCGATTTTTCTCAATTCAAGGTCCCCGATGTGAGCATCATCTGGGGAGAGGAAGATAAAAACATGgacaagaaaaaagacaaagaggaagtGCATGAAGACAAAAGTAtagagaaaaaagatgaaaaggatAATGAAGAAAAGCCTGAATTAAATAATAAACCATGCAGTGGGCCTGGGGTAGAGCAATTTAAGAACCTAAAGCCGGACCATCTTACTAATTCCCTGGAGACATCAGGAACTTTCAGTGATGATAATTCCTTCATTGAGGTCTCATATGATGCCATGGGGGAGATCAAAGACTGTAGCCGCTATATGTCTCGGGAAACTAATTCTGGAAGCTCGTCTTCCCAGCAGAACTATGGACTGAGAGCCAAGAGAAAAGTCAGATACAGTGAAGATTATCTATATGATGTTGACTCACTAGAAGGGGAAAAAGTAAATGAGAGAAAGGAATGGCTTCCAGGTGGTTCgaaagaagaagatgatgatgaatgGTGtccaaaaaagagaagaaaagcaaccCGCAAGGAGCCCCCTGTTATTATCAAATATATCATCATCAATCGTTTTAAAGGTGAGAAGAACATGCTGGTGAAGCTAAGTAAGGTAGATGCCAGTGAGACAACAGTAAATTTGAGTGAGAATCAGCTCAGTAAGTATGCCAAGTTATCACCTTTGAAGGGCTTctggcaaaagaagaaaaagcagagaaacaGCAACACAGACGCCATCAAAACACCCTTATGCCAGAAGCAAAGCTTTGAACCAGGTAACTTTGAGGTGTCATTCCTGCCACCTGCTCGTAAACGAAAATCTAAGCTTGGCAACAGACACAGGATTCAAAAGATCCAATCCATGGAATCTTCAGCAAGCAGTAAGCAGGTTTCATTCTGCAGTGATCAAAAACAAGCTAGTAATCACAAAGAAGAAGGCAGCTTCAAAGGTACACCAAAGTCAGCACCTCTTGCTGCTCCAAGCTGTGCCAGTGGGTCACATTTACGTGGCATCATAGTCCCTGACTCAGTCAAAGTCAAAACTCAAGACTCAGAGTTTAAGGGGCCAGAAAGAAAAGTGctcaacaaaattaaatttaaaagtgaaGCTAGGTTAAAatccaaaaaaatcaaaaccggACAAGAAAACAAACCAGTTCAAATGAGCCCTGTCTTAGAAGACCAGTCCTCCAAGGCTAATTTAAAGAATGAAGTCATTCCTGGAACCTCAAACTGTTCCCATCTGTCTGAATTTCACGAGACAAAAGTTAAGAATTCCACTTTCTTACCAACCACCTGCTCTTCTGAAATGCCTTTATCTTCTGCTAATGTTGCCACTGATATACCTGTTATCCCTGGAGGGTATCTGCAAACACTGTTAGATGCTTCTGACTTGTCAAATAATACTAGTATCTCATACTTCACCAGCCATTCTCCAGATCAAAATGAAGCCAGCCTTGCTCAAATGGAAAAATCATTTGTACCTCTCCAGTCTTCTCAGGACTGTGTGCTGTCCTCATCTTCTGAGTCTGAGCTGCAACAATCATCTCatgacttcaaaatggaagcaAGCAACTATGGAAGCATGTGgtccaacaaggctacatctgGCCCACAAGAGTTCATGACTGAAGTCTCAAGGGAGATCACCACAAACCAATCTGATGAATTCGAAGTGTCCCAAGTAGTCTCCATGGAGAATAACCTCACAACTCTAACATACAGTCCTGTCTGCCTCAACAATGTCAGCAATGGTTGCAACAAGATTCTGTATGCCTCTGTGCAGGACTCTCATCTCCCATCTGATGACTCTTACCAATTGTGTCACTTTAATAACGGAGagctctgctttcctttccagCAGCCTCCACTCAGTACAGACGATGACAGCCGGCTCTTTAACTTTGATTCAATGACTCCCTTTTCTGTCAGTTCAAGCAATTATTGTCCCTTAAGCTTGAAATCCTGTGAAAACGATGGTGATGATGAGATCACTGATGACTTCTTGGCCCACTGCAGCCCGAAACTGGTGATCCAACAGAGCATTGATGAGATCGCACCACTAAAAGAGTCCACTGACCTCCTCGATATCTCCAACTTCACTCCTGACAAGTTCCGCCACTCTTCCCTCTCAGAAATGTCTCCACCGGACACACCCAGCCTTTCTCCTCAAAGTACCAGATGTGAGAGTGTCAAAACACTAGGAACCATGAAGGCATTCCAAGAGGGTGTCCCAGGATCGTTGGGCAGCATGGAGAAAATCAAGTGGGACTGTGGTACCCTTTCACAACAAGTCCATGTGGATGATGCCTTTACAGTAAATAACCATCCGTTTCAGTTCCATATGTTCGATGATGAGGACTCTGTTGGCCTGCTCCAAAAAAACCCTTGCCTGTCAACCTTTGACGAGTCCGCTGGACAAATCAGTGCCAACAACAAAGTgtcaaaagcaaaaaagaaagtttCACCTGGCAAGAGTGGGGCTGTGAGCCAAAGTTCTTCACAGAAAAACGCCAAGAAAAAGTCCCCCAAAGCCAGCAACAAAGGGGGTGAAAAGCCACCTAGCAAAACCTCCCGCCAGGTTTCTAAATcaacaaagaaagggaaacatGTGGCTGCTGTCAATGAAGAAAAAATGCAGACTGGGAGTGGCCGTGGTGGGGGCCAACCCAACAGCACAACCTCCAGTGGAAAGACTGAATGTATTCAACATGGTGGTCCTGTTGCCCCTGTGAAGATTCCAAGTCAGAAGGGACTTTCCGGAGACTGGGCTTTGGGAAAGGAAAGCAAGCCAGCCTGGAATGACATGAGTACAGTCACTAATACCAACAACCTTCTGGATGATGACCAACGGGAATTTCAAGAGCCTTCCTATATCTTGTCCAACATTGCCTCTGGTATGGCAGATGTGCAGAGATTCATGATGGCCTCCATAGAGCCCCTTTGGGAACCCATGGAGCAGCAAGGGGAGTCCAACACATTCTACTCCCCTGATTCCAATAGCCTGAAATTAAAAACCCTCAAAATATTAGCTGGTACACCACAAGAATCTAAGAAAAAGGTTAATAATGGGTCTTCAGGAGCTTCTAAGAATCACAAATCAGTCAAAGTTGTGAGCAAAAGCAACGGGAAAGCAGCAGTTGCTGATCCTGGTCGTGAAGACATGCCTGGCTACAATGAGGACTCTCAATCTACCTTCTTTGATAAAAAGTACAGTAATGTGAGCACTTCAGGCAATAATGGACCAACACACAAGAAATTATATCGTCACAAAGCCAGCTCCAAGACCCTGCGAGATGAGAAATATAAGGGGAAACGTGTGGAACGAGAGCAGGTCCACAAGGATGAGGCTGGGACAGCTTCTTTTGAAAAACTGAGGTAA